One Calonectris borealis chromosome 15, bCalBor7.hap1.2, whole genome shotgun sequence DNA segment encodes these proteins:
- the LOC142088953 gene encoding protocadherin gamma-B5-like, protein MAGRQRQSRGRAAGRVVLPALLLCLWCRAAAERIRYAIPEELGRGSLVGPLARDLGLSPAELPARKLRVAAAAKRQLKYFTVSGESGNLYVSERLDREEMCGESASCSVSFEALVQNPLNVFHVEVAIQDVNDNSPTFSKAALHLEIGEWTLPGARFPLEMARDADVGSNSLLTYQLTGNPSFTLAVKESPDGSKQPELVLERALDREKQSSFELVLTAVDGGDPVRSGTVQVRVNVTDANDNAPVFGKSVYEARVRENVPAGWLVLRVRATDADAGSNGRVSYSFGNVPDGVRALFSVESDSGEVRTAGPLDFEEKSKYSFSLEARDGGGLVAHCKVQIDITDENDNAPDITLLSVSSPVPEDAPSGTVVALVNVNDPDSGENGQVWCELSGEAPLSIVASSGGSYKVVTASALDREQAAEHRVTVVARDRGSPALSSRAALVLEVSDVNDNAPVFEEAAYSAYVAENNAAGAPVLRVRARDADAGANGRVSYWLAGGSAGAAGAAAYVSVEARSGAVYAQRSFDYEQCREFAVAVRAQDGGAPARSSTATVRVFVLDRNDNAPRVLWPAAGAGTAGAAAGAAAAPFEVVPRSAAAGYLVAKVVAVDADAGRNAWLSYELVQAAEPALFRVGLHSGEVRTARAVSERDAAKQRLVAVVKDHGQPALSATATLHVVLAESLQEALPELSERAAGADSPAELQFYLVLALALLSALFLLSVALAVLARVRRAGPPAVLRCLGAQRFSVAGAAFPADFCEGTLPYSYNLCVAPGRAVAEGAWLPPPPPLPSLPAEELVGGEPCGKRSPSSSAGAGEPPADPDAPQVCKPARPLSLSLSQPHAQGGGL, encoded by the coding sequence ATggcgggcaggcagaggcagagccgCGGGCGAGCGGCCGGGCGAGTGGTGCTGCCCgctttgctgctgtgcttgtggtgccgggcggcggcggagcggatCCGCTACGCCATCCccgaggagctgggcagaggctcGCTGGTGGGGCCGCTGGCGCGGGACCTGGGGCTGAGCCCGGCGGAGCTGCCGGCACGCAAGCTGCGGGTGGCGGCTGCCGCTAAAAGGCAGCTGAAATACTTCACGGTGAGCGGGGAGAGCGGGAACCTGTACGTGAGCGAgaggctggaccgggaggagatGTGCGGCGAGTCGGCGTCCTGCTCCGTCAGCTTCGAGGCGCTGGTGCAGAACCCGCTGAACGTTTTCCACGTCGAGGTGGCCATCCAGGACGTCAACGACAATTCCCCGAccttcagcaaggctgctctgcACCTCGAGATCGGTGAATGGACGCTTCCCGGGGCGCGTTTTCCGCTGGAGATGGCCCGAGACGCCGACGTGGGCAGCAACTCGCTGCTGACTTACCAGCTCACCGGCAACCCGTCCTTCACTCTGGCCGTGAAGGAGAGCCCCGATGGAAGCAAGCAGCCGGAATTAGTGCTGGAGAGAGCGTTGGACCGGGAGAAGCAGAGCTCCTTTGAGCTGGTGCTGACGGCGGTGGATGGCGGGGACCCCGTGAGGTCCGGGACTGTCCAGGTTCGCGTCAACGTGACGGACGccaacgacaacgcgcccgtgTTCGGCAAAAGCGTCTACGAGGCGCGAGTGCGGGAGAATGTGCCGGCGGGGTGGCTGGTGCTGCGGGTGCGAGCCACGGATGCGGACGCGGGCTCCAACGGGCGGGTCTCCTACTCCTTCGGCAACGTCCCGGACGGCGTCCGCGCCTTGTTCAGCGTCGAGAGCGACAGCGGCGAGGTGAGGACGGCGGGGCCCCTCGACTTCGAGGAGAAGAGCAAATACAGCTTCAGCCTGGAGGCGAGGGACGGCGGCGGTCTGGTGGCTCACTGCAAGGTGCAGATAGACATCACggacgagaacgacaacgcgcccgacATCACGCTGCTGTCGGTGTCGAGTCCTGTGCCCGAGGACGCGCCGTCCGGCACGGTGGTGGCCCTGGTGAACGTGAACGACCCGGACTCCGGGGAGAACGGTCAGGTGTGGTGCGAGCTGTCGGGTGAGGCGCCGCTGTCGATCGTGGCGTCGTCGGGCGGCTCGTACAAGGTGGTGACGGCGAGCGCGCTGGACCGGGAGCAGGCGGCCGAGCACCGGGTGACGGTGGTGGCCAGGGACCGGGGCAGCCCGGCGCTGTCCAGCCGCGCGGCGCTGGTGCTGGAGGTgtcggacgtgaacgacaacgcgccggtgtTCGAGGAGGCCGCCTACAGCGCCTACGTGGCggagaacaacgcggcgggcgcgcCGGTGCTGCGCGTGCGCGCGCGGGACGCGGACGCGGGCGCCAACGGGCGCGTGAGCTACTGgctggcgggcggcagcgcgggcgcggcgggcgcggcggcgtaCGTGTCGGTggaggcgcggagcggcgcggtgtACGCGCAGCGCTCCTTCGACTACGAGCAGTGCCGCGAGTTCGCGGTGGCGGTGCGGGCGCAGGACGGCGGGGCGCCGGCGCGGAGCTCGACGGCGACGGTGCGCGTCTTCGTGCTGGACCGCAACGACAACGCGCCGCGGGTGCTgtggccggcggcgggcgcggggacggcgggcgcggcggcgggcgcggcggcggcgccgttcGAGGTGGTgccgcggtcggccgcggccgggtacctggtggccaaggtggtggcggtggacgcGGACGCTGGGCGCAACGCGTGGCTGTCGTACGAGCTGGTGCAGGCGGCGGAGCCGGCgctgttccgcgtggggctgcacagcggcGAGGTGCGGACGGCGCGGGCCGTGTCGGAGCGGGACGCGGCGAAGCAgcggctggtggccgtggtgaaGGACCACGGGCAGCCGGCGCtgtcggccacggccacgctgcaCGTGGTGCTGGCCGAGAGCTTGCAGGAGGCGCTGCCGGAGCTgagcgagcgggcggcgggcgccgacTCGCCGGCGGAGCTGCAGTTCTACCTGGTGCTGGCGCTGGCGCTCCTCTCCGCCCTGTTCCTGCTGAGCGTGGCGCTGGCCGTGCTGGCGCGggtgcgccgggccgggccgcccgccgtcCTGCGCTGCCTGGGCGCGCAGCGCTTCTCCGTGGCCGGCGCCGCCTTCCCGGCCGACTTCTGCGAGGGCACCTTGCCCTACTCCTACAACCTGTGCgtggcgccgggccgcgccgtcgCCGAGGGCGcttggctgccgccgccgccgccgctgcccagccTGCCGGCAGAGGAGCTTGTGGGCGGGGAGCCCTGCGGGAAGCGGAGCCCGAGCAGCAGCGCCGGCGCGGGAGAGCCGCCCGCGGACCCCGACGCACCGCAGGTCTGTAAGCCCGCGAGGCCCTTGTCCCTGAGCCTTTCCCAACCTCACGCCCAGGGTGGTGGGCTGTAG
- the LOC142088954 gene encoding protocadherin gamma-A5-like translates to MCAAGRRWGRRERALLWCVLVAAWEAAWGQLRYSLPEEMPKGSFVGDVAKDLGLELPALRDSDIRILDRGRTQYFALHGKTGHLVTAERIDREQVCVRMEKCLIHSQILIQNLAKLFTAEIEIIDVNDNAPKFQQDLLQFRVSELTAVGTRYPLEEAHDPDVGRNSVQSYALSGDEHFSLAVQAGPGGDQRPELVLAKALDREEAVFHELVLRASDGGEPARTGTARIRVAVLDANDNAPVFSQARYTVRVPEDVPVGSRLLIVNATDADDGPNSELTYSLRGSAGTELGTFQIDARTGEITAAGRLDYEAATLYELEVQARDGGDLSARAKVLVSLIDVNDNAPQITVTSLLSSVLEDSPPGTVIAFIGVKDEDSDVNGEVRVSLPDGLPFRLEKSFEDYYRVVTARELDREEVAEYNVTVRTADGGSPALWSSAVLALRVLDVNDNAPVFAEARYSARLAENNAAGALVLTVRATDADWGQNARVRYRLSEGRVRGAPLSSYVSVQAETGALYALRSFDYEEVREVGLWVRAEDGGAPARSSNVSVRLVIVDENDNAPQVLYPPAAAAAAAAAGAGWAGVELAPRSAEPGALVAKVVAVDADAGQNAWLSYELAKATEPGLFRVGLHSGEVRTARSPLARDAARQSLVVVVKDHGRPALSATATLTVVLAESVAELLWELGSAAAAPGEPAGSLTRWLVVAVAAVSCLFLAFLLLLLALRLRRWRRSQLLPAGSGALRGVPASHFVGIDGVRAFLHSYSHEVSLTADSRKSQLRLSGGSCCDTLPARPPPDEPAPLLGEDPAGARRADLAAAPLLGIDVNIALTVAESRIFQIDRVLRKNDGVFELIVTTESLTELHIAYAL, encoded by the exons atgtgcgcggcggggaggcgctggggccggcgggagcgAGCCCTGCTGTGGTGCGTCCTGGTGGCGGCGTGGGAGGCGGCGTGGGGGCAGCTGCGCTACTCGCTTCCCGAGGAGATGCCGAAGGGCTCGTTCGTGGGCGACGTGGCCAAGgacctggggctggagctgccggcgCTCCGCGACAGCGACATCCGCATCTTGGACAGAGGTAGGACGCAGTATTTCGCTCTGCACGGGAAGACGGGACATTTAGTGACGGCGGAGAGGATAGATAGAGAGCAAGTCTGCGTGCGGATGGAGAAATGTCTGATCCATTCCCAGATTCTCATTCAAAATTTAGCCAAACTTTTCACTGCAGAGATCGAAATTATAGACGTTAATGATAATGCTCCGAAGTTCCAGCAAGATCTACTGCAGTTTCGAGTCAGTGAGTTAACTGCTGTGGGAACGCGGTACCCGCTGGAGGAGGCCCACGACCCGGACGTGGGCCGGAATTCCGTGCAGAGCTACGCGCTGAGCGGCGACGAGCACTTCTCGCTGGCCGTGCAGGCGGGCCCCGGCGGGGATCAGCGTCCCGAGCTGGTGCTGGCGAaggcgctggaccgggaggaggcgGTGTTTCACGAGCTGGTGCTGAGGGCGAGCGACGGCGGAGAGCCGGCGCGGACGGGCACGGCGCGGATCCGCGTGGCGGTGCTGGACgcgaacgacaacgcgcccgtgTTCAGCCAGGCGAGGTACACGGTGCGTGTGCCGGAGGACGTGCCCGTGGGGTCGCGGCTGCTCATCGTGAACGCTACGGACGCGGACGACGGCCCCAATTCGGAGCTGACCTACTCGCTGCGCGGGTCGGCCGGCACGGAGTTGGGCACCTTCCAGATCGACGCCCGGACCGGGGAAATCACCGCTGCGGGGAGGTTGGACTACGAGGCAGCGACTCTGTACGAGCTGGAGGTGCAGGCACGGGACGGGGGGGACCTCTCGGCCAGGGCGAAAGTCCTGGTGAGCCTGATCGACGTCAATGACAACGCGCCCCAAATCACGGTGACTTCCCTCTTGAGCTCCGTGCTGGAAGACAGTCCCCCGGGAACCGTTATCGCTTTCATAGGAGTGAAGGATGAGGATTCAGATGTTAATGGGGAGGTGAGGGTGTCCCTGCCGGACGGTTTGCCGTTCCGGCTGGAGAAGTCCTTCGAGGACTACTACCGCGTGGTGACGGCGAGGgagctggaccgggaggaggtGGCGGAGTACAACGTGACGGTGCGGACGGCGGACGGCGGGTCGCCGGCGCTGTGGAGCAGCGCGGTGCTGGCGCTGCGCgtgctggacgtgaacgacaacgcgccggtgtTCGCGGAGGCGCGCTACAGCGCCCGGCTGGCCgagaacaacgcggcgggcgcgcTGGTGCTGACGGTGCGGGCGACGGACGCGGACTGGGGGCAGAACGCGCGCGTGCGGTACCGGCTGTCGGAGGGGCGGGTGCGGGGCGCGCCGCTCTCGTCCTACGTGTCGGTGCAGGCGGAGACGGGCGCGCTGTACGCGCTGCGCTCCTTCGACTACGAGGAGGTGCGCgaggtggggctgtgggtgcgggCGGAGGACGGCGGCGCGCCGGCGCGGAGCAGCAACGTGTCGGTGCGGCTCGTGATCGTggacgagaacgacaacgcgccgcagGTGCTgtacccgccggcggcggcggcggcggcggcggcggcgggcgcgggctggGCGGGCGTGGAGCTGGCGCCGCGCTCGGCGGAGCCCGGGGCGctggtggccaaggtggtggcggtggacgcGGACGCGGGGCAGAACGCGTGGCTGTCGTACGAGCTGGCCAAGGCGACGGAGCCGGGgctgttccgcgtggggctgcacagcggcGAGGTGCGCACGGCGCGCTCCCCGCTGGCCCGCGACGCGGCGCGGCAGagcctggtggtggtggtgaaggaccACGGGCGGCCGGCGCtgtcggccacggccacgctgacGGTGGTGCTGGCCGAGAGCGTGGCcgagctgctgtgggagctgggcagcgcggcggcggcgccgggcgagcCGGCCGGCAGCCTGACGcggtggctggtggtggccgtggcggccgtgtcctgcctcttcctcgccttcctgctgctgctgctggcgctgcgcCTGCGGCGCTGGCGCCGCTCGCAGCtgctgccggcgggcagcggcgccctGCGCGGCGTGCCGGCCTCGCACTTCGTGGGCATCGACGGCGTCCGCGCCTTCCTGCACTCCTACTCGCACGAGGTGTCGCTCACCGCCGACTCGCGCAAGAGCCAGCTCCGCTTGTCGGGCGGCAGCTGCTGCGACAccctcccggcccggccgccaCCCGATGAGCCCGCGCCGCTGCTCGGGGAGGACCCTGCCGGCGCCCGCCGCGCGGACCTCGCCGCTGCCCCG TTATTGGGCATAGACGTCAACATTGCATTAACAGTTGCAGAGTCACGTATCTTCCAAATTGACCGTGTGCTGAGGAAGAATGATGGTGTCTTTGAGCTGATAGTGACAACTGAGTCTTTAACTGAGCTGCATATCGCTTATGCCCTTTAG
- the LOC142088955 gene encoding protocadherin gamma-B5-like: MSLCRGSFPVVSCLSTLKHSVCTETGQVDEFAVVQFEMSERIRNFPEFNKGDTPEIQPRSNGRSPRRCERGHQPAAVASRRLRVPLLADAERRRNGSWRRSRRSVLPPQAARSHGAGQSGSGTGSRGERRRGAGSSGVRAGAELAALRRPLRSLRRVAGREGGQRQRQRQERGARRALPSMAGRQRQSRGRAAGRVVLPALLLCLWCQAAAERIRYAIPEELGRGSLVGPLARDLGLSPAELPARKLRLSAEKQYFGVSGESGNLYVSERLDREEMCGESASCSVSFEALVQNPLNVFHVEVAIQDVNDNSPTFSKAALHLEIGEWTLPGARFPLEMARDADVGSNSLLTYQLTGNPSFTLAVKESPDGSKQPELVLERALDREKQSSFELVLTAVDGGDPVRSGTVQVRVNVTDANDNAPVFGKSVYEARVRENVPAGWLVLRVRATDADAGSNGRVSYSFGNVPDGVRALFSVESDSGEVRTAGPLDFEEKSKYSFSLEARDGGGLVAHCKVQIDITDENDNAPDITLLSVSSPVPEDAPSGTVVALVKVRDRDSGENGQVWCELSGEAPLSIVASSGGSYKVVTASALDREQAAEHRVTVVARDQGSPALSSRAALVLEVSDVNDNAPVFEEAAYSAYVAENNAAGAPVLRVRARDADAGANGRVSYWLAGGSAGAAGAAAYVSVEARSGAVYAQRSFDYEQCREFAVAVRAQDGGAPARSSTATVRVFVLDRNDNAPRVLWPAAGAGAAGSARAAGAAAGAAAAPFEVVPRSAAAGYLVAKVVAVDADAGRNAWLSYELVQAAEPALFRVGLHSGEVRTARAVSDRDAAKQRLVAVVKDHGQPALSATATLHVVLAESLQEALPELSERAAGADSPAELQFYLVLALALLSALFLLSVALAVLARVRRAGPPAVLRCLGAQRFSVAGAAFPADFCEGTLPYSYNLCVAPGRAVAEGAWLPPPPPLPSLPAEELVGGEPCGKRSPSSSAGAGEPPADPDAPQVCEPALSRSFP, translated from the exons ATGTCTCTCTGCAGAGGTAGCTTCCCTGTTGTGTCCTGTTTGAGCACGCTGAAGCATTCTGTCTGCACAGAGACAGGACAGGTGGATGAATTTGCTGTGGTACAGTTTGAAATGTCCGAAAG AATAAGGAATTTTCCTGAATTTAATAAAGGAGACACCCCAGAAATACAGCCCCGCAGCAACGGCCGAAGCCCGCGCCGCTGCGAGCGCGGCCATCAGCCGGCTGCGGTGGCGTCGCGGCGCCTCCGGGTGCCGCTGTTGGCCGACGCGGAGCGGCGCCGGAACGGGAGCTGGCGCCGGAGCCGGCGCAGCGTCCTGCCCCCGCAGGCTGCTCGCTCGCACGGCGCCGGCCAGAGCGGCAGCGGCACGGGCAGCAGAGGCGagaggcggcgcggcgcggggagcaGCGGCGTCCGAGCCGGCGCCGAGCTCGCTGCCCTCCGGCGGCCCCTGCGCTCGCTGCGGAGAGTggctggaagggagggagggcagcggcagcggcagcggcaggagaGAGGAGCGCGGCGAGCGCTGCCGAGCATggcgggcaggcagaggcagagccgCGGGCGAGCGGCCGGGCGAGTGGTGCTGCCCgctttgctgctgtgcttgtggtgccaggcggcggcggagcggatCCGCTACGCCATCCccgaggagctgggcagaggctcGCTGGTGGGGCCGCTGGCGCGGGACCTGGGGCTGAGCCCGGCGGAGCTGCCGGCACGCAAGCTGCGGCTCAGCGCGGAGAAGCAATACTTCGGCGTGAGCGGGGAGAGCGGGAACCTGTACGTGAGCGAgaggctggaccgggaggagatGTGCGGCGAGTCGGCGTCCTGCTCCGTCAGCTTCGAGGCGCTGGTGCAGAACCCGCTGAACGTTTTCCACGTCGAGGTGGCCATCCAGGACGTCAACGACAATTCCCCGACCttcagcaaagctgctctgcacCTCGAGATCGGTGAATGGACGCTTCCCGGGGCGCGTTTTCCGCTGGAGATGGCCCGAGACGCCGACGTGGGCAGCAACTCGCTGCTGACTTACCAGCTCACCGGCAACCCGTCCTTCACTCTGGCCGTGAAGGAGAGCCCCGATGGAAGCAAGCAGCCGGAATTAGTGCTGGAGAGAGCGCTGGACCGGGAGAAGCAGAGCTCCTTTGAGCTGGTACTGACGGCGGTGGATGGCGGGGACCCCGTGAGGTCCGGGACTGTCCAGGTTCGCGTCAATGTGACGGACGccaacgacaacgcgcccgtgTTCGGCAAAAGCGTCTACGAGGCGCGAGTGCGGGAGAATGTGCCGGCGGGGTGGCTGGTGCTGCGGGTGCGAGCCACGGATGCGGACGCGGGCTCCAACGGGCGGGTCTCCTACTCCTTCGGCAACGTCCCGGACGGCGTCCGCGCCTTGTTCAGCGTCGAGAGCGACAGCGGCGAGGTGAGGACGGCGGGGCCCCTCGACTTCGAGGAGAAGAGCAAATACAGCTTCAGCCTGGAGGCGAGGGACGGCGGCGGTCTGGTGGCTCACTGCAAGGTGCAGATAGACATCACggacgagaacgacaacgcgcccgacATCACGCTGCTGTCGGTGTCGAGCCCCGTGCCCGAGGACGCGCCGTCCGGCACGGTGGTGGCCCTGGTGAAAGTGCGGGACCGGGACTCCGGGGAGAACGGTCAGGTGTGGTGCGAGCTGTCGGGCGAGGCGCCGCTGTCGATCGTGGCGTCGTCGGGCGGCTCGTACAAGGTGGTGACGGCGAGCGCGCTGGACCGGGAGCAGGCGGCCGAGCACCGGGTGACGGTGGTGGCCAGGGACCAGGGCAGCCCGGCGCTGTCCAGCCGCGCGGCGCTGGTGCTGGAGGTgtcggacgtgaacgacaacgcgccggtgtTCGAGGAGGCCGCCTACAGCGCCTACGTGGCggagaacaacgcggcgggcgcgcCGGTGCTGCGCGTGCGCGCGCGGGACGCGGACGCGGGCGCCAACGGGCGCGTGAGCTACTGgctggcgggcggcagcgcgggcgcggcgggcgcggcggcgtaCGTGTCGGTggaggcgcggagcggcgcggtgtACGCGCAGCGCTCCTTCGACTACGAGCAGTGCCGCGAGTTCGCGGTGGCGGTGCGGGCGCAGGACGGCGGGGCGCCGGCGCGGAGCTCGACGGCGACGGTGCGCGTCTTCGTGCTGGACCGCAACGACAACGCGCCGCGGGTGCTgtggccggcggcgggcgcgggagcggcggggagcgcgagggcggcgggcgcggcggcgggcgcggcggcggcgccgttcGAGGTGGTgccgcggtcggccgcggccgggtacctggtggccaaggtggtggcggtggacgcggacgcggggcgcaacgcgtggctgtcgtacgagctggtgcaggcggcggagccggcgctgttccgcgtggggctgcacagcggcGAGGTGCGGACGGCGCGGGCCGTGTCGGATCGGGACGCGGCGAAGCAgcggctggtggccgtggtgaaGGACCACGGGCAGCCGGCGCtgtcggccacggccacgctgcaCGTGGTGCTGGCCGAGAGCTTGCAGGAGGCGCTGCCGGAGCTgagcgagcgggcggcgggcgccgacTCGCCGGCGGAGCTGCAGTTCTACCTGGTGCTGGCGCTGGCGCTCCTCTCCGCCCTGTTCCTGCTGAGCGTGGCGCTGGCCGTGCTGGCGCGggtgcgccgggccgggccgcccgccgtcCTGCGCTGCCTGGGCGCGCAGCGCTTCTCCGTGGCCGGCGCCGCCTTCCCGGCCGACTTCTGCGAGGGCACCTTGCCCTACTCCTACAACCTGTGCgtggcgccgggccgcgccgtcgCCGAGGGCGcttggctgccgccgccgccgccgctgcccagccTGCCGGCGGAGGAGCTTGTGGGCGGGGAGCCCTGCGGAAAGCGGAGCCCGAGCAGCAGCGCCGGCGCGGGAGAGCCGCCCGCGGACCCCGATGCACCGCAGGTCTGTGAGCCCGCGCTCTCTCGCTCTTTTCCTTGA
- the LOC142088956 gene encoding protocadherin gamma-A2-like, which yields MCAAGRRWGRRERALLWCALVAAWEAAWGQLRYSLPEEMPKGSFVGDVAKDLGLELPALRDSGVRILDRGRTQYFALHGKTGHLVTAERIDREQLCRLVEQCVLRCEVIVEGEMQVYGIEVEITDINDNAPSFREAETELRMSETTAPGSRLPLRDAQDPDVGRNSVQSYALSGDEHFSLAVQAGPGGDQRPELVLAKALDREKAAFHELVLRASDGGEPARTGTARIRVAVLDANDNAPVFSQAEHTVRVPEDVPVGSALVTLTATDADEGLNGNVKYSFKKISDRASELFHLDSETGEIFVKDDLDFEEISSHELDVEAHDGGGLLDTAKVVITLTDVNDNAPELRVSSALSAISEDAPSGTVVALLHVQDRDSGANGEVRCSLDRGVPFRLEKSFEDYYRVVTTRELDREEVAEYNVTVRAADGGSPALWSSAVLALRVLDVNDNAPVFAEARYSARLPENNAAGALVLTVRATDADWGQNARVRYRLSEGRVRGAPLSSYVSVQAETGALYALRSFDYEEVREVGLWVRAEDGGAPARSSNVSVRLVIVDENDNAPQVLYPPAAAAAAAAAGAGWAGVELAPRSAEPGALVAKVVAVDADAGQNAWLSYELAKATEPGLFRVGLHSGEVRTARSPLARDAARQSLVVVVKDHGRPALSATATLTVVLAESVAELLWELGSAAAAPGEPAGSLTRWLVVAVAAVSCLFLAFLLLLLALRLRRWRRSQLLPAGSGALRGVPASHFVGIDGVRAFLHSYSHEVSLTADSRKSQLRLSGGSCCDTLPARPPPDEPAPLLGEDPAAAPLVWEAGEAGLLLAGTGQQLIP from the exons atgtgcgcggcggggaggcgctggggccggcgggagcgAGCCCTGCTGTGGTGCGCCCTGGTGGCGGCGTGGGAGGCGGCGTGGGGGCAGCTGCGCTACTCGCTTCCCGAGGAGATGCCGAAGGGCTCGTTCGTGGGCGACGTGGCCAAGgacctggggctggagctgccggcgCTCCGCGACAGCGGCGTCCGCATCTTGGACAGAGGTAGGACGCAGTATTTCGCTCTGCACGGGAAGACGGGACATTTAGTGACGGCGGAGAGGATAGACAGAGAGCAGCTGTGCCGGCTGGTGGAGCAATGCGTGCTGCGCTGTGAGGTGATAGTGGAGGGGGAAATGCAGGTCTACGGAATCGAAGTGGAGATCACGGACATTAACGACAACGCGCCCAGCTTCCGAGAGGCAGAAACGGAGCTGAGAATGAGCGAGACGACAGCCCCGGGGTCGCGTTTACCCCTGCGGGATGCGCAGGACCCGGACGTGGGCCGGAATTCTGTGCAGAGCTACGCGCTGAGCGGCGACGAGCACTTCTCGCTGGCCGTGCAGGCGGGCCCCGGCGGGGATCAGCGTCCCGAGCTGGTGCTGGCGAAGGCGCTGGACCGGGAGAAGGCGGCGTTTCACGAGCTGGTGCTGAGGGCGAGCGACGGCGGAGAGCCGGCGCGGACGGGCACGGCGCGGATCCGCGTGGCGGTGCTGGACGCGAACGATAACGCGCCcgtgttcagccaggcggagcACACGGTGCGCGTGCCGGAGGACGTGCCCGTGGGCTCCGCCCTCGTCACCCTCACGGCCACCGACGCCGACGAGGGGCTGAACGGGAAcgtgaaatacagttttaagaaaatttCAGATCGGGCGTCGGAACTTTTTCACCTGGACTCTGAGACAGGAGAAATATTCGTTAAAGACGATTTGGACTTTGAAGAAATCTCCTCACATGAACTTGACGTTGAGGCACATGATGGCGGGGGCCTTTTAGATACGGCGAAAGTCGTGATCACATTGACAGatgtgaacgacaacgcgcccgaaCTGAGAGTGTCGTCGGCGCTGAGCGCGATCTCTGAGGACGCGCCGTCGGGGACAGTGGTGGCCCTGCTGCACGTGCAGGACCGGGACTCGGGGGCGAACGGCGAGGTGCGGTGCTCGCTGGACAGGGGCGTCCCATTCCGGCTGGAGAAGTCCTTCGAGGACTACTACCGCGTGGTGACGACGAGGgagctggaccgggaggaggtGGCGGAGTACAACGTGACGGTGCGGGCGGCGGACGGCGGGTCGCCGGCGCTGTGGAGCAGCGCGGTGCTGGCGCTGCGCgtgctggacgtgaacgacaacgcgccggtgtTCGCGGAGGCGCGCTACAGCGCCCGGCTGCCCgagaacaacgcggcgggcgcgcTGGTGCTGACGGTGCGGGCGACGGACGCGGACTGGGGGCAGAACGCGCGCGTGCGGTACCGGCTGTCGGAGGGGCGGGTGCGGGGCGCGCCGCTCTCGTCCTACGTGTCGGTGCAGGCGGAGACGGGCGCGCTGTACGCGCTGCGCTCCTTCGACTACGAGGAGGTGCGCgaggtggggctgtgggtgcgggCGGAGGACGGCGGCGCGCCGGCGCGGAGCAGCAACGTGTCGGTGCGGCTCGTGATCGTggacgagaacgacaacgcgccgcagGTGCTgtacccgccggcggcggcggcggcggcggcggcggcgggcgcgggctggGCGGGCGTGGAGCTGGCGCCGCGCTCGGCGGAGCCCGGGGCGctggtggccaaggtggtggcggtggacgcGGACGCGGGGCAGAACGCGTGGCTGTCGTACGAGCTGGCCAAGGCGACGGAGCCGGGgctgttccgcgtggggctgcacagcggcGAGGTGCGCACGGCGCGCTCCCCGCTGGCCCGCGACGCGGCGCGGCAGagcctggtggtggtggtgaaggaccACGGGCGGCCGGCGCtgtcggccacggccacgctgacGGTGGTGCTGGCCGAGAGCGTGGCcgagctgctgtgggagctgggcagcgcggcggcggcgccgggcgagcCGGCCGGCAGCCTGACGcggtggctggtggtggccgtggcggccgtgtcctgcctcttcctcgccttcctgctgctgctgctggcgctgcgcCTGCGGCGCTGGCGCCGCTCGCAGCtgctgccggcgggcagcggcgccctGCGCGGCGTGCCGGCCTCGCACTTCGTGGGCATCGACGGCGTCCGCGCCTTCCTGCACTCCTACTCGCACGAGGTGTCGCTCACCGCCGACTCGCGCAAGAGCCAGCTCCGCTTGTCGGGCGGCAGCTGCTGCGACacgctcccggcccggccgccgcccgacGAGCCCGCGCCGCTACTCGGGGAggaccccgccgctgccccg TTGgtgtgggaggcaggagaagcgGGGCTGCTGTTGGCTGGAACTGGGCAACAACTGATCCCTTGA